The sequence CGCGGAGTGGACTGCCCTCGAATAGCACCTTTCCCCCATGGTAGTCGGCCGCAGAATAGAACGTGTCCCATGCGGCTCCGTTCGGGTACCAATAGTCAGGCTTGCTGGCAGGCCAGTACGCGCGAATGGCTTCGCTCACCGGCTCAGGCAATTTCACTCGCGAAAGGCCGACGCATATCGACCCCATGGCTCGATAGCCGGCTTTCCAGCGCGGCTTATCCCAACGATTCTTCTCGTTGATCCCCAAGAGTTCATAGGTAACGAAATTCTTCGGCGCCTGGGTCCGACGCCATTCCACCCATTCTTCGCGCGTCGCCTTGCTGATGGTCGCCCCAAAGAACTTGAGCTCAGACATCGGGCTTGCGTAGGCATCCTCGGACGCATAGGCGAGACCGAACCAGGGCTCCTCGGCATTTTCGTAGGTCACGACGAGCGGAAGCAGCGCTGCAGGCACTTTGCCGTTTTCAGTCGTCTCCCCCCGACACGCCTCGGGCGGGCGTACCACGACCCCGTGCCCATCCTTCATCTTGAGGCCATACGCCATCGGCGCGATGCCGACCTCTACCGTTCTCTCGTTGTCCTTGTAGGTCGTAATACGAACACGGCAGCCGACCACGATGTCGAAGTCAAGCGGCTCTCCGTTGTAGGCAAGATTGACTTTCAAACGATAGTAGATCGCGCGATCCTGGCCAGGATTAGTGACCTCGACTGATTTTGTGAAGCTCGGCCGGTCGAAGAGGTGTCGCTGCTGCCCGATCAAAAGCATAAGCCCTGCACTCAGCAAAACGACCATGATCGCAAAGATCGAAATGGGTAATGTCTTCATGCCGATTTATTCGCCGATTACCGTCGGACTGCTACCTTAGTCCTATAGCAAACAGCGGTTGTGCAAGTGATCGGGGACTAGTGCGCTTTTGCTGCTATGCTTTCACGAACCGTTAGCAAACTCATGTGCTGAACTTTTTGCGAAGAAAAAAGCGCCATCTGTACGCAGACCGCATGTCCGCTTCTGGCCCCGTTGCTGACCTGCGCTCAAAGCGGAGCGACGTCTGCTTCCGGGAGGTGAGCCGACCAAGGTCGTGCAGGCTGGCGAGGGCAGCTTTTGCCCCCATAGCCGACCCCACGAGCGTCTCTCGCCAGGAGCGGCTTGCGACCCAAAGCGGGACACGTCCGATGAGGGGCGAGGCAGAAAATCTGCGCTTGTTCAACACATTTAAACCATAAGGTTCTACGAAGGGGGACTCACCTAAGCTGCAGGGGCATGCACATAGCCTTGGTACAGGGGCGATCCGTGAACTTCGGGCAATGAAGGTTTGGCAGACCGGCTGCATCGTGGCTGTCATCGCGTCCGTTGGGCTTTGCCTGGCCGCCGGTAACAGACCGGCTGCGACGCTGCCAGACGTCATGCCCGAAGCGGCAGCGAACATGACGGCTCCTGCGATCATGGTGCCGCCTGCCTTGTACGCCGAGGCATCCGCCAGACTTGCGACAGCGCTTCGGGCAGAAAGAGCAGAGCTTGACTCGGTGACGTCAGCAAGTTCCGGGCCGCCCAGCAGCGGAGCCGGGATCGCCGATGAACCCGCCGCGCCAAAATTGGCGTCGTTGGGACCGGATAGCGTTGAGCCGCTGCCGGCAGAACACGAAGCGTCCAACCCTGCTCCGAAAGCGGCGTCGACGCCGGATTTCCGCTATCTGATCTACTACGTCTGGTCCGAACTGCCGCCCGCCGAGAAACCGGCGGAGACCGTCTTGCGCGCGTTCAAGGACATTCCGGTCGGAACGCCGGCCGAAGAGATCAAGCGCGTTTCCGACGCGTTTGGTCTCGACGTCAATTTCATGATGGCGGTCGCCAAGATCGAATCCGGTTTCAATCCCAATCAACGCACCGGATCGTATATCGGCCTGTTTCAGCTGAGCCAATATGAGTTCGGCAAGTTCGGCTTCGGGCAGATTCGCAATCCCAGGGACAACGCCGTTGCCGCCGCCTACAAGATCATGAGCGAAGGCGTCCAGTTCGGGTGGATCACGCACCGGACGCCTGACATGAGCGATCTTTACCTGATCCATCAGCAGGGCTGGGAAGGCGCCGCCGAGCACATCAGCCAGCCCGCGCGCGCCGCCTGGAAATCCATGTGCGCCACCAGCGAAGGCAAGGAGAAGGGGGAGCGGTGGTGCAAACGCGCGATCTGGGGCAACGCACTGCCGGCGTTCAAGCGCACCTGGAAATCGGTCGACAACGTGACGTCAGAGGCATTCGTCGGCATGTGGCGCGGCCGGGTCGCCGAATTCTACACGAAATATGTGGCGACCGCCGCTGCGGCGGCGAACCAGTAATTCGGTTGTCGTTGGGATCTGCCACGTTTGCATTGCCTTTGGCCGCAGGGGCTGCGACCTGTCGAACAACAGACGCGCCGCGGAGCCAGCTTACGAACGGCGTGACTTCCGGATTTGGCCCATCGACGAAGTCATGGCTCGCATCATGGATGCCCGGCTTTTGCTTACACCCAGCGCCGCACGCGCGCGACGTAGGCGTCGTAATCCGCTTGGAACTGGCGGCGCATCTTGGCTTCCTCGAACGGGATATGGACCCAATTGGCCGTCGCGAACACCGCGAGGGGCGCAATGAACATCGGCCAGGCGCCGACCCAGATCGCAATGCCGAGAGCGAGAACCACGAGGCCCAGATACATCGGGTTGCGCGTGAACTGGTAGGGGCCGCCGGTCACCAGCTTGCGATTTGTCGGCGACGTCGGTTGGATCTCGGTGTCCTCACGCCGGAACAGAACGAAAGCCCAGACTGGCGGAATGAACGCCAGCACGACCAAAGCTATTCCCAGCAGCGGAAGCGGGAAGCCCGGAAGCGCCGGCCAGCCGAGCGACCAACCGAGCACCGCGCACGAGATCAGATAGATCAACGTCCAAATCGGCGGAGGGAGCCGGAGCATGGTTGAACCACCTGTGCCGCTTGCCCGGTTACGATGGCGGAGTGCCAAAGCATGATCCGGAAACGTGCGAAGCGGTTTTCCGGAAAGTTCATGCGCAAACAACAACTAAAGCGCGACGACGATGCCGCCAGATCTCGTCGCGCTTTGGTAACGCAAGAGTTTGTCCACTTTGGGCCGAATTCCCGGGTGTCAGCACCTCGAGATCATGCGCGCAACCGGTCGATATAGAAATCCTCCTCCATCGTGAACCTATGCACTGGCACGGCTGCAATAGGCGTCGCTCCGAAGTTCGCGTCCGGCCTCGCGGAGACCATAGGCCATTCGGGAACCCGTTTTTCGGGCTGGTGACGCTGATCATCCTATGATTTGATCCCGGGCTTAGGGTCGGATCAGGCGAGCAATTCCTTTGAATGGTGGGCGTGTCGAGCGACGGCTGGCGGCAGTGCTGGCCGCTGATGTGGCCGGCTACTCCCGGCTGATGGGCGAAGACGAGCTCGGCACGCTGGAGGCGCTGAAGGCCCACCGCCGCGAAACCATCGATCCAGCCATCGCCGGCCACCGGGGCCGCATCGTCAAGACCACGGGTGACGGCGTATTGGTTGAGTTTGCCAGCGCGGTCGATGCCGTCACATGCGCGGTCGCCGTGCAGCAGGCGATGTCGGAATGCCAGACGAAGATCCGCTTTCGGATCGGGATCAATATCGGCGACATCATCATCGACGGCGACGACATTTTCGGCGACGGCGTCAACATCGCGGCCCGGCTGGAAGGGATTGCGGAGCCCGGAGGCGTTTGCGTCTCGGACGATGCGCATCGGCAAATTCGCGGAAAGGTCGATATCGATTTCGAGGACATGGGACCGCAATCCCTGAAAAACATCGCAGAACCGGTGCGCGCATGGCGCTGCCGGATCGATGCGAACGCGTCTTCGGCGGAGCTGGTGAAGTTACCGGTCGAGACGGCCCGTCCGCTCGCAATCACCGACAAGCCCTCCATTGCCGTGCTGCCGTTCGCCAGCTTTTCGGAGGAGCGCGAGTTCAAGTTTCTGACGGAGGCACTGACTGAGGATTTGATCACGATGCTGGCGCGGATTCCGGGCTTCGTCGTCATTGCCCGGCAATCCGCCTTTGCCTACCAGGGCCGCTCGGTCGACAGCCGCCAGATTGGGCGGGAGCTTGGGGTCCGCTACATCGTCGAGGGCAGTGTGAGGCCCGCCGGCCGGCAGCTGCGTGTCGGCACGCAGCTGATCGAAGCGAGCACCGGCGCACAGCTCTGGGCCGATCGATTCGACGGCGAGGCGGAGAACATTCTCGGACTGCAGGATCAAATCGTCCACGCGATCGCCAGCCGGATCGAACCGGAGCTGGTTCGCGCTGAAGTGGCCCTGATCCGGCGTCGGCGCGACGCCGACCCGAGCGCCTGGTCATGCTTCCGTCAGGGCGCGGCGATGATCAGCCTGAAAGGCTGGAGCGAAGAAACGCTGGCCCAGGGCGCCGCGTTGCTGCGTCAAGCGACCGTTCTGGATCCCGATTTTGCGCTCGCGCGCGCCCAGCTCGCGCTTTTCCTGTCCTTGGGCGCGCGGCTGGGCCTCGCCGCCGATGCTACTGCGGCGGTGACGGAAGCACGCGAGGAAGCCGAACGGGCGGTGGCGATCGAGCATGATGCGTCCGAGGTTCTCGGCTATGCCGGCTGCGCCCTGGCCGAGCTGGGCGATCTGCAAAGAGGCACCGAGCTGTTGGAGCGGGCGATCGAGAACGATCCCAGCAATGCGCAGGCATGGGTGGCGCTCGGGACTGCGCAATGCTTTGCCGAGACGATGGACGTGACCGGGCTGGAGAGATTGCAGCATGGAATGCGGCTCAGCCCCCGCGATCATCGGCTGGGATTCTGGGGGACCTTTTACGCCCTGGCTTTGGCGAGAGATCGTCGGATCGCGGAAGCTCACGAAGCGATCCGGGCCGCCTGCCGCCGCGATCCGCAGTTCTACGTCGCTCGTGTGGTCCTCGCGGTGATCGCGGCAGGACTTGGCAAGACGGAAGAGGCGAGCGGTGCGCTCCGCGAAGCACGTCGGCTGCGCCCGCGGCTCTCGCGGGGCGAGATCGAATTTCTGGTGGGGCGCCGCGCAGCGCTTCTCGCGCCTCTCTGGGACGAACTGACGTCCTCGAAGTCTCCCTGATCGAGACCGATCCGGCCGTCGCTGACGGCACTTCAGATCGGCCTCGTCTTCCCGCAAACGGCCATCGATCGCCTCGCGATCACCCGATCGCGAAATCCGCCGCCGTCTCGGCGTGGATTGCCGTGGTGTCGAACGTCTCGACCGGCGTGTCGTCCGCGCCGACCAGCATCGTGATCTCGGTGCAGCCGAGAATGATGCACTCGGCGCCCGAAGCGACCAGCGCCGCCATCACGTCCTGATAGCGGCGACGTGAGGGAGCGGAGACGATTCCGAGGCAGAGCTCCTCGTAGATGATGCGGTTGACGTCAGCCCGGGCGTCTGCGGGAGGAATGAGGACGTCGAGCTCATGCGCGCGCAACCGGCCGATGTAAAAATCCTCCTCCATCGTGAACCTGGTGCCGAGCAGTCCGACGCGCCGATAACCTTTGGACCGGATGCGCTCTGCCGTTGCGTCGCCGATGTGGATGAAGGGAATGGTCAGGTTCGGCACAATATCGGGCGCCAATTTGTGCATCGTGTTGGTGCAGAGCACGATCGCGCGCGCGCCGCCGCTCTCGAGGCGCCGCGCGATGTCGGCAAGACTCGCCGCCGCCTCCTGCCAGCGGCCGGCATACTGCATCTCCTTGATCTCCTGGAAATCGTAGGAATACATCAGCAGCGGGGCCGAATGCAGCTTGCCCACGCGGTCGCGGACACGCTCGTTGATGAGCTTGTAGTAGAGCGCGGTGCTCTCCCAGCTCATGCCGCCGATCAGGCCAATGGTCTGCATCGCTGCGTCTCCGGAAAATGGCGCGATCGGATCGTAGACGAAGAGGTGGAGGGTCGCCAGGGCTCCGCGCCCTGCACACCCTCACGACGTCTTCTGCTTCGTCTCGACGTACCGCGCAAAATTGTCGAGGATCGCCTGCCAGCCGCCTTGCTGCTGCTCGACCGAATGCGTCGGCTCGCTGTCGAAGACGACGCGGACCGTGACGCCCTTCGGACCGGGCAGGAACTCGACTTCGGCCTTTCGGTCGCCGAACGCATATTCGATCCGCTTGTGTTCGACGATTTTCGTGTAGGTGCCGGCGAAGTCGAAGCCCATGCTGCCGTCCTTGGCCTCCATGCGCGACGAGAAGACGCCGCCCTCCCGCAGGTCGACCGCCGCCCTGGTCGTATGCCAGTCGTCGGACGCGGCGTTCCAGCAAACGATGTCGGCAGGCGTCGTGTAGGCATGCCAGACCTGATCGATCGGGGCGGCGACGCTGGTTTCGACGGTGATCCTCATGGGTATTGCTCCAGTGCGGCTTTGACGGCTCGGATTGACGAAATCACGTCACGTGTGCCGGGTCCACCTCCAGCACGTCCGCGACGTGTCTACCCAAGGACGATCGAGACCGGCCCGTGCCGACATGGCCAGCCAGGTCAACGTGTCAAACGATGAAAAAATTGCTATCTTCCATTCTTGAAGCTCCTCAGAAAGCCCGGTCATGCAATTACAATCGACCCTGACCTGTCCCGCATGTAGCCACAAGGCCACGGAGATCATGCCGACCGACGCGTGCACGTTCTTCTACGATTGCAACGGATGCGGCACCAGGTTGAAGCCCAAGGCCGGCGACTGTTGCGTGTTTTGCTCCTACGGCACCGTGCCGTGTCCGCCCATTCAGGAGAATGGCAAGAGCGCGTGCTGCGGCTAAGGCCTCCGCATTGGCGCCGAGAGCTCGTAGTTCACGCAATCCATTTTGATCTCGTATGGCCCCTGATAGATGCTGTCGCTCACCCACCGATAGACCTTGCGATAGGTGGTGATCTGCTCGGAGCGCGGTTGGCGGCCGGCCGGACGGTGAACATCCGAAATCGTCTTTGACGAGATCTCGGTCAGCGTCAGCTTCTGGCCAGCCTGATCGTCGCGCGTGAACACCATGGTCGGGACAAGCCCCGTATTGTTGTCGGTGGCTCGAAAGCTCGCGCTCAGGAGCTCATCGTTGACCGAGCCAAGCAGCGATCCGCCGACCCACGCCTTCGGCAACATGACGAGCGAGGAGCGATTGAAGATGATGACCGGCGCATCGCCGCTGGGCAGCACGCCCCGGCACCCGTAATGCCATTCGCTGGCGGCGCCCGGCGAGGCATTCGCCATGACGGCAAATGCGATCACGCCGAGCAGGATGGAGCGAACCGGACGATGTTCGGGGGTGGCAAGAATCGAATCGCGCATGCGGCCTCAGATCGATCTTGTTTCCTCTTCGGCATGGGACGGCGCGCCCAGCGACAGGCTGAGGGCGAACGCCGTGAGCGCAACACAGACCGATGCTTTCAGGGCCTTCATCGCGCGTTCCTTCGTCGCGGTTTTAGGGACATACGCGCCGTTGGTACTTCCGGACGCCGGACAGGTTCAATGGAGGCGCAGCGCTGGCGGACCAATCGCCGTCCGCGATCAGGGCCGCTGGCTTTCCGCGATTGAACCGATCGCAAGGCCGGCCACACCAAACCAGGGTCGCACCGATGCACGATCGTGCATCCCGCCGATCGATGCGCGACACCGATGAAGCGGCTCTCTGCATGCGGTTCTTCCTGTGTGAAATCCTCGCCCGGATCATCGCGATCTGTCTTTGTGTCGATTGCGGCCGCATGCTGCGGGACGGCTATAAGGAGCGGAAGATCAGGGCTTTCAGCCCCGACCTCGTGATCTGGCTGCTGGACTGGTCGCGGCAGGTCTTTCAGCGGGACACCGCGCCGGTCCGGTACTGGATGGAGATGGGCCACCAGGCCGTGTGCCTCGCGGCCTGCCTCGCCGTTGCGATCTTCGGGTGGTGGCTGCCGAACGGCTGAGGCGTCTGCGATGGTGCTCGGGACGGCCTGATTTCATTTATGCCCTAAAGCACGGGCAGCCTCGGCGGCGGCTTGCGCCTGTTGGAGGCTTGCTCGAAGGCGTAGGCGAGGCGCAGCAGCTTGTGCTCGCTCCAGGCGCGGCCCGCGAAGCTGACGCCGAGCGGATAGTCGGGTGTGTCCTTGCCGTCGGCCCCCGAGACGAAGCCGCCAGGCACCATGACGCTGGGATAGCCTGCTCTCGCGACGGTCGCGGCGCCCATCGCGCCGGGGAACAGCACGGCATCAAGCCCGTGCTGGTTCATGTAGGCGTCCATGCCACGCGTCGTGGCGGTAAGAAGGTCCATGGCGCGTGCCGATTTGTACTCGCGCTCGCTCAGATCGCCTTTGGTGTCGTTGGCGGCGAGGAACAGGTCCTGGCCGAAGCGCAGCGCCCTGCCGGCGTTGGCCTCGTTGAAAGCGACGATATCGGCGATGGTCTTGATCTCGGTGTTGGTCGCCCAATCCTTCAGATAGAGATTGAGATCGTGCTTGAGCTCGTAGAGGAAAACGATCCGCTGCGTGACCGCATTACCCTTGTTGCCGCTCAGGGGATTGCGATTGAGCACGGCCATGATCGTGCCTGGTCCGCTCATCCAGCCGGCCGTCGGCATGCTGGCGCGCACGATGACGGCGCCGAGATCCTCCATCACCTTGATCGCGTCGGTCATCACCTTAGCGCCGTCGGGTGACAATTTGCCGTAGTACGGATCGTTCAGCGGATCACTGGGATCGCTCGGCACGCCGATGCGCGCGCCCTTCAGTGCGTCCTGTGCGAGGTCCGCAGTGTAATCGGGCGGCCGCTTCTGCCGCTGCGTCGCTGGATCGCGCGGGTCCTCGGCTGCCAGCACGTTGAGAAGCATCGCCGCATCCCGCACGGTGCGCGCCATCGGCCCTGCGGTGTCCAGGCTGTGCGCGATCGGCACCATGCCGGCCCGGCTGACCAGCCCGACGGTCGGCTTGACCGTGACGAGGCCATTCCGGCTGGCCGGGTGCAGCAGCGAGCCCGAGGTCTCGGTGCCGATCGAGGCCGCGCACAGGCCGGCCGCGACCGCAACCGCCGATCCCGAGCTCGAACCGCCGGGGTCCACGACCGGGATGCCGCGATCGTCCATCAGCGCCGGCACGTAAGGGTTCTTCACCTGGCCACCCAGCGACGAGTAGCCCGACGGCATGTCGATCGCGAGGATGTTGGCGAACTCCGTCAGGTTCGCCTTGCCGAGGATCACCGCGCCGGCGTCGCGCAGCAGCTTGACGATGGTGGCGTCGCCCCTTGCGCGGGCGCCCTCCAGCGCCAGCGAGCCTGCCGTGGTCGGCTGGTTGTCGCCGGTGGCGATGTTGTCCTTCAGCAGGATCGGCACGCCGGCCAGCGGCCGTTTGGCCGATGGCCTCGTGCCGTCGAGCTTGCCCGCGATCGCGAGTGCGTCAGGGTTGAGCGCACGCACGGCGTTGAGCTTGAGCCCATTGCGGTCGCAGGCCGCGATGCGCGCGAGATAGGCTTCGGTCAGCGCCGTGGCGGTGACATGCCCATTCGCCAGTGCATCGACGATGTCGCCCATGGAGGCGTCTTCGAGCTTCAGCCCGGCCGCCGTAGTGAGGCGAGCATCGCATCGGGGCGGCTTCGTCATGAGGTCCCTCTTGGAGGATATCCTGCAAATATGCTACCAACGGTAGCATCAGGTGCGATGGCGCGACAAGCCGATTGCGGAGCGATCCATGGACTGCACGATCCGGCCCGCACGCGACGATGACGCCGCCGACATCAGCGCGGTCATCCTGCGAGCGCTGCGCGAAACCAATGCGAAGGACTATACGGACGAGATCATAGCGAGGATCGAGCGCAGCTTCAGTCCGGACGCCGTCCGGCAGCTGATCGCGCAACGCACCGTTTTCGTCGCCACCCTTGGCGACCGGGTCATTGGAACGGCGAGCCTCGACGGAAGCGTCGTCCGCACCGTTTTCGTGGCGCCGGATGTTCAGGCCCGAGGGATCGGCAAGCTGCTGATGGCGGAGATCGAGCGGACGGCACGGGAGCGGAACATCGTCGCGTTGACCGTGCCGTCGTCGGTCACTGCCGAGACGTTCTATGCGGGGCTGGGCTTCAATGCCGTACGCGACAGTCATTATGGTGACGAACGCACGATCATCATGGAGCGATGGCTCGAGAACTCCCTCGAATAGTGCGTGGCCCGGATGGACTGCTCGATTTCGGATCGTGGCCGGCGGGATGCGACCTTGATCCTCCCCGCCAAATAGACCACCATCGCGCATTCACCGCTCACGACAGAAGGAGCGAGGAAACGCAGCAATGAACGCAACTCCCGGGGGTGGTCTGGTCGAGCGGGCGCAGGCGATCGCGCCGTTGATTGCGCGTGAGGCGGACGAGATCGAGCGGACGCGGCGGCTGACGCCGGCGGTCGTCTCCGCGCTGATCGAGAACGGGCTCTATCGCTCCCTGCTGCCGCAAACCCTCGGCGGCGCGGAAGCCCCGATCGACAGCTTCATGCAGATGCTGGAGGAGATCGCGAAGGCGGATGCATCCACCGCCTGGTGCCTCGGCCAGTGCACGGTCTGCGCGATGATCGCGGCGTGGCTCGATCACGACACCGCGCAGGAGATCTTCAACCAGGCTCCCGGCATCCTCGCCTGGGGCGCGATCGCGCATGAGGCGCGCAGCGTCGAGGGCGGCTATCGCGTCAGTGCGCGCTG comes from Bradyrhizobium diazoefficiens and encodes:
- a CDS encoding amidase family protein gives rise to the protein MTKPPRCDARLTTAAGLKLEDASMGDIVDALANGHVTATALTEAYLARIAACDRNGLKLNAVRALNPDALAIAGKLDGTRPSAKRPLAGVPILLKDNIATGDNQPTTAGSLALEGARARGDATIVKLLRDAGAVILGKANLTEFANILAIDMPSGYSSLGGQVKNPYVPALMDDRGIPVVDPGGSSSGSAVAVAAGLCAASIGTETSGSLLHPASRNGLVTVKPTVGLVSRAGMVPIAHSLDTAGPMARTVRDAAMLLNVLAAEDPRDPATQRQKRPPDYTADLAQDALKGARIGVPSDPSDPLNDPYYGKLSPDGAKVMTDAIKVMEDLGAVIVRASMPTAGWMSGPGTIMAVLNRNPLSGNKGNAVTQRIVFLYELKHDLNLYLKDWATNTEIKTIADIVAFNEANAGRALRFGQDLFLAANDTKGDLSEREYKSARAMDLLTATTRGMDAYMNQHGLDAVLFPGAMGAATVARAGYPSVMVPGGFVSGADGKDTPDYPLGVSFAGRAWSEHKLLRLAYAFEQASNRRKPPPRLPVL
- a CDS encoding GNAT family N-acetyltransferase gives rise to the protein MDCTIRPARDDDAADISAVILRALRETNAKDYTDEIIARIERSFSPDAVRQLIAQRTVFVATLGDRVIGTASLDGSVVRTVFVAPDVQARGIGKLLMAEIERTARERNIVALTVPSSVTAETFYAGLGFNAVRDSHYGDERTIIMERWLENSLE
- a CDS encoding adenylate/guanylate cyclase domain-containing protein; translated protein: MLAADVAGYSRLMGEDELGTLEALKAHRRETIDPAIAGHRGRIVKTTGDGVLVEFASAVDAVTCAVAVQQAMSECQTKIRFRIGINIGDIIIDGDDIFGDGVNIAARLEGIAEPGGVCVSDDAHRQIRGKVDIDFEDMGPQSLKNIAEPVRAWRCRIDANASSAELVKLPVETARPLAITDKPSIAVLPFASFSEEREFKFLTEALTEDLITMLARIPGFVVIARQSAFAYQGRSVDSRQIGRELGVRYIVEGSVRPAGRQLRVGTQLIEASTGAQLWADRFDGEAENILGLQDQIVHAIASRIEPELVRAEVALIRRRRDADPSAWSCFRQGAAMISLKGWSEETLAQGAALLRQATVLDPDFALARAQLALFLSLGARLGLAADATAAVTEAREEAERAVAIEHDASEVLGYAGCALAELGDLQRGTELLERAIENDPSNAQAWVALGTAQCFAETMDVTGLERLQHGMRLSPRDHRLGFWGTFYALALARDRRIAEAHEAIRAACRRDPQFYVARVVLAVIAAGLGKTEEASGALREARRLRPRLSRGEIEFLVGRRAALLAPLWDELTSSKSP
- a CDS encoding transglycosylase SLT domain-containing protein, whose amino-acid sequence is MAVIASVGLCLAAGNRPAATLPDVMPEAAANMTAPAIMVPPALYAEASARLATALRAERAELDSVTSASSGPPSSGAGIADEPAAPKLASLGPDSVEPLPAEHEASNPAPKAASTPDFRYLIYYVWSELPPAEKPAETVLRAFKDIPVGTPAEEIKRVSDAFGLDVNFMMAVAKIESGFNPNQRTGSYIGLFQLSQYEFGKFGFGQIRNPRDNAVAAAYKIMSEGVQFGWITHRTPDMSDLYLIHQQGWEGAAEHISQPARAAWKSMCATSEGKEKGERWCKRAIWGNALPAFKRTWKSVDNVTSEAFVGMWRGRVAEFYTKYVATAAAAANQ
- a CDS encoding SRPBCC family protein, which translates into the protein MRITVETSVAAPIDQVWHAYTTPADIVCWNAASDDWHTTRAAVDLREGGVFSSRMEAKDGSMGFDFAGTYTKIVEHKRIEYAFGDRKAEVEFLPGPKGVTVRVVFDSEPTHSVEQQQGGWQAILDNFARYVETKQKTS
- a CDS encoding methyltransferase family protein produces the protein MLRLPPPIWTLIYLISCAVLGWSLGWPALPGFPLPLLGIALVVLAFIPPVWAFVLFRREDTEIQPTSPTNRKLVTGGPYQFTRNPMYLGLVVLALGIAIWVGAWPMFIAPLAVFATANWVHIPFEEAKMRRQFQADYDAYVARVRRWV
- a CDS encoding GDCCVxC domain-containing (seleno)protein, with translation MQLQSTLTCPACSHKATEIMPTDACTFFYDCNGCGTRLKPKAGDCCVFCSYGTVPCPPIQENGKSACCG
- a CDS encoding aspartate/glutamate racemase family protein, with amino-acid sequence MQTIGLIGGMSWESTALYYKLINERVRDRVGKLHSAPLLMYSYDFQEIKEMQYAGRWQEAAASLADIARRLESGGARAIVLCTNTMHKLAPDIVPNLTIPFIHIGDATAERIRSKGYRRVGLLGTRFTMEEDFYIGRLRAHELDVLIPPADARADVNRIIYEELCLGIVSAPSRRRYQDVMAALVASGAECIILGCTEITMLVGADDTPVETFDTTAIHAETAADFAIG